Proteins from a genomic interval of Flammeovirgaceae bacterium SG7u.111:
- a CDS encoding pentapeptide repeat-containing protein has translation MKKLMLFVVSYLLIANAFAQSSVSASEIIDKINNGENVSYQDVSISGDLDMTQLDNAALDSKNNNSYSSWVNSEMEFKNCTFEGKVIAHFFNESTHTSYATHFNEKVVFENCEFKDEVTFKHSKFKGEAMFDGNKFNDELSCKHSSFTKASSFSSTIFGKEADFKHTHFSENTGFKSSIFQGEADFKHVSFPNHQDFSNVLFERFADFKHVNFKKGVDMSKTIFKRGSDFKHAHFGANSSLENTVFKGETDFKHANRTPSKNFR, from the coding sequence ATGAAAAAACTGATGCTGTTTGTTGTAAGTTACTTGTTAATTGCCAATGCCTTTGCCCAATCATCCGTTTCTGCCTCCGAAATTATAGACAAAATTAACAATGGGGAAAATGTGAGCTACCAAGATGTAAGCATCTCGGGTGATCTCGACATGACTCAACTTGATAATGCTGCTTTAGACTCAAAAAACAATAATAGCTACTCTTCTTGGGTAAATTCAGAAATGGAGTTTAAAAACTGCACATTCGAAGGAAAAGTCATCGCCCACTTTTTCAATGAAAGCACCCACACTTCCTATGCGACACATTTCAACGAAAAAGTAGTTTTTGAAAATTGTGAGTTCAAAGATGAGGTAACTTTCAAGCATTCTAAGTTTAAAGGAGAAGCTATGTTTGATGGAAATAAGTTCAATGACGAACTAAGCTGCAAACACAGTTCCTTTACAAAGGCATCTTCGTTCAGTTCCACTATTTTTGGGAAAGAAGCTGATTTCAAACACACTCATTTTAGTGAAAATACTGGTTTTAAAAGCTCTATTTTCCAAGGAGAAGCAGATTTCAAACACGTAAGCTTCCCCAACCACCAAGACTTTAGCAATGTGTTGTTTGAGCGTTTTGCAGACTTCAAGCATGTCAATTTCAAAAAAGGGGTAGACATGTCCAAAACTATATTTAAAAGAGGCAGTGACTTCAAACACGCCCACTTCGGTGCAAACTCAAGCCTAGAGAATACAGTATTTAAAGGAGAAACTGATTTCAAACATGCCAACCGAACTCCTTCTAAAAACTTTAGGTAA
- a CDS encoding response regulator transcription factor: MNNINILLADDHQIVIEGLKLLLEARDNFDVVGEVVDGQQVLDFIEKNKVDIVILDINMPVMDGIACAKKIKESHPQVKVIILTMYAQKSFVEEIIKIGIDGCLLKNNSGKELIDAIDRVHSGRSYYDQIQFFTSTKEEVKTYKLSDREIEIIRSLANGRTSAEIAEDLYISQHTVKTHRKNILRKLNLHNSADLVKYALNNGII; this comes from the coding sequence ATAGTCATTGAAGGGTTGAAGCTTCTTTTAGAAGCCAGAGATAATTTCGATGTTGTTGGTGAGGTAGTAGATGGTCAACAAGTATTAGATTTTATTGAAAAGAACAAAGTAGATATAGTCATTCTAGATATCAATATGCCTGTGATGGATGGGATAGCCTGTGCTAAAAAAATAAAGGAAAGCCATCCGCAAGTGAAGGTGATTATATTGACCATGTATGCGCAGAAGTCATTTGTAGAAGAGATCATTAAGATTGGGATAGATGGATGTCTTCTGAAGAATAATTCTGGCAAAGAACTAATCGATGCGATTGATAGGGTGCATTCTGGTCGCTCTTACTATGACCAGATCCAATTCTTTACTTCGACTAAAGAAGAAGTAAAGACCTATAAGCTAAGCGATAGGGAAATTGAGATTATACGCTCTTTGGCAAATGGCAGGACAAGCGCCGAAATAGCCGAAGATTTATATATCTCCCAGCATACCGTAAAAACACATCGGAAAAATATCCTCCGAAAACTAAACCTCCACAACAGCGCCGACTTGGTTAAATACGCACTGAATAATGGAATAATCTGA
- a CDS encoding FtsX-like permease family protein, producing the protein MIKKLANRLFKWFCHPDFYDEIEGDLEEMYQRNLKNGVAKANWQYFFQVLGLFRPSLMRSFFHQPLFNVHMFSNYFKISFRILVRQKFYSAINIVGLAVGMGVCLLIFQYLHFEMSYDTFHENADNLYRITQTVKKNGEVTSKGIDVTYGLGASIKEEIPEVRKVVRVNPQELGLIVINEENDVRHQENNMWYVEDNFLEVFNFPLKYGAKETVLADMHSIVLTEQLAQKYFGDTNPIGKELKVSGGSLTGDFIVTGVLEKLPENSHLQFDLLMPIQFMLSHWRMYKESDGWKWQDFTTYVAIDKTQNLGETAAKIDQLVRVHLGGALKEFNIEVNSGFQAVPDIHLTSDGLNGEIAKNNGNSENILYFAIIGIFILVIAWINYVNLSTARAMHRAKEVGVRKSIGAKRRQLVSQFLVESVLINVLAAVLALGIAYYLLPVLSAIVGKEISFAILQDAAFWQGFLFILMLGSLLSGLYPAFVLSSFKPISVLKSVKLSYSGGFNLRKNLIVFQFFISIILISGTYLVYKQISYMKGKDLGFDMEKILVVNGPRVVLEKNRESLGALYQQFKTESQQFHTIGAVTATSDVPGKGYTWSEGAWKPNQLQEENIMVNAVLVDTAFGRTYGLDYLAQASSPSQISVDQEYIIVDEETVKSFDLGLPSGALNEKVIYGGDTLEIVGVVKNMHWNSVKEKYSPIFYVIDNQYGAYYSIQMNLSDIPESISHIEQAYKKAFPDDPFDHYFLDDDFNRQYQADLQFGNLFSAFSILAIFIACLGLFALVSYSATLRIKEIGIRKVLGASVGNLMLLLSKEYFFLLIIAILLAAPVVLIGGNNWLENYAFRTEISIDFILIPALVLVLIAVITVSYRTYRSAKSNPVNALRKE; encoded by the coding sequence ATGATAAAAAAACTTGCTAATCGCTTATTCAAGTGGTTTTGCCACCCTGACTTCTACGATGAGATAGAAGGTGACTTGGAGGAAATGTACCAACGAAACCTCAAAAACGGGGTAGCAAAAGCCAACTGGCAATATTTTTTCCAAGTCTTAGGTTTGTTTCGTCCAAGCCTGATGCGTTCCTTTTTCCACCAACCTCTTTTTAACGTTCATATGTTCAGCAATTACTTCAAGATCAGTTTTCGGATATTGGTTAGGCAAAAATTCTATTCAGCAATTAATATCGTCGGATTGGCAGTGGGGATGGGTGTTTGCCTGCTCATTTTTCAATACCTCCATTTTGAAATGAGTTACGATACGTTCCATGAGAATGCAGATAACCTTTATAGAATCACGCAAACAGTCAAAAAAAATGGAGAGGTAACTTCCAAAGGAATTGATGTGACGTATGGCTTGGGGGCAAGTATCAAAGAGGAAATTCCTGAAGTGAGGAAAGTGGTGAGGGTCAATCCGCAGGAGTTGGGATTGATTGTGATAAATGAGGAAAACGATGTAAGGCATCAGGAGAATAACATGTGGTATGTAGAAGACAATTTCCTAGAAGTGTTCAATTTTCCTTTGAAATATGGGGCAAAAGAAACAGTGTTGGCAGATATGCACAGTATAGTACTCACCGAGCAATTAGCTCAAAAGTATTTTGGTGATACGAATCCCATAGGAAAAGAATTGAAGGTGAGTGGGGGAAGTTTGACGGGAGACTTCATCGTCACTGGCGTGTTGGAAAAGCTTCCTGAAAACTCTCATTTACAGTTCGATTTGCTTATGCCGATTCAGTTTATGCTCTCTCATTGGCGTATGTACAAAGAAAGCGATGGATGGAAATGGCAAGATTTTACCACTTACGTGGCAATTGATAAGACTCAAAACCTTGGCGAAACGGCGGCGAAGATTGACCAACTCGTGCGAGTCCATTTGGGAGGTGCTTTAAAAGAGTTTAACATTGAAGTAAACAGTGGTTTCCAGGCTGTGCCCGATATTCACCTAACATCTGATGGGCTGAATGGAGAAATAGCCAAGAACAACGGAAATAGTGAGAATATACTCTATTTCGCCATCATTGGTATCTTCATTTTGGTGATAGCTTGGATCAACTACGTGAATCTTTCGACGGCACGTGCGATGCATCGGGCAAAAGAGGTGGGGGTGCGCAAATCAATTGGGGCGAAGCGGCGTCAGTTGGTAAGCCAATTTCTGGTTGAATCTGTGTTGATCAATGTACTGGCAGCGGTTTTGGCTTTGGGGATAGCGTATTACCTCTTGCCTGTGCTTAGTGCTATTGTTGGGAAAGAGATCAGCTTTGCCATTCTTCAAGATGCTGCTTTTTGGCAAGGCTTTCTGTTTATCCTGATGTTGGGTTCGTTGCTTTCGGGCTTGTATCCTGCGTTTGTCTTGTCTTCTTTCAAGCCGATAAGTGTGTTGAAATCAGTTAAATTAAGCTACAGCGGTGGGTTCAATTTGCGAAAGAACCTGATCGTTTTTCAGTTCTTTATTTCCATCATTCTCATCTCGGGAACCTATCTTGTGTACAAGCAAATCTCGTACATGAAGGGCAAGGACTTGGGCTTTGATATGGAGAAAATATTGGTGGTGAACGGGCCGAGAGTGGTGTTGGAAAAGAATAGAGAATCTTTAGGAGCGCTGTATCAGCAGTTTAAAACCGAAAGCCAGCAGTTCCATACCATAGGTGCAGTGACGGCAACCAGCGATGTGCCGGGCAAGGGATATACATGGTCGGAAGGGGCTTGGAAGCCCAATCAGTTACAGGAAGAAAATATCATGGTCAATGCTGTTTTAGTTGATACAGCTTTTGGCAGAACCTATGGGTTGGACTATTTGGCTCAAGCGAGTTCCCCTTCACAGATAAGTGTAGACCAAGAATATATTATAGTAGACGAAGAGACGGTCAAATCGTTTGATTTAGGGTTACCCTCCGGGGCATTGAATGAAAAAGTGATTTATGGAGGAGATACGCTAGAAATCGTTGGGGTGGTAAAAAACATGCACTGGAATTCTGTAAAGGAAAAGTATAGTCCCATATTTTATGTGATTGATAATCAGTATGGAGCTTATTATTCCATTCAAATGAACTTATCTGACATTCCTGAGAGCATTTCCCATATTGAGCAGGCTTATAAAAAGGCATTCCCTGACGACCCTTTTGACCACTACTTTCTGGACGATGATTTTAATCGCCAATATCAAGCGGACTTGCAATTTGGCAACTTGTTTTCTGCCTTTTCGATACTAGCCATTTTTATAGCCTGCCTTGGCTTGTTTGCCCTCGTGTCTTATTCGGCTACGTTGCGAATAAAGGAAATAGGTATCAGGAAAGTGCTGGGTGCAAGTGTTGGAAACCTGATGCTTTTACTTTCTAAAGAATACTTCTTTTTACTCATTATAGCCATTTTGTTAGCTGCTCCCGTAGTATTGATTGGTGGGAACAACTGGTTGGAAAATTATGCTTTTAGAACGGAAATAAGCATTGATTTTATTCTCATCCCAGCCTTGGTATTGGTGCTGATCGCAGTAATTACAGTAAGTTACCGCACGTACAGATCTGCCAAATCCAATCCTGTAAACGCATTGAGGAAGGAGTAG
- a CDS encoding helix-turn-helix transcriptional regulator, with amino-acid sequence MKITKLGEFEELVLLTVVVLKEEAYGVAIKQDLEERLNNRLSVGSIQSALKRMEEKGLLTSEFGEATQKRGGKRKRIYSATPYAHKVLIELKEVREELWSAIPSLGLSLKAI; translated from the coding sequence ATGAAAATAACCAAGTTAGGAGAGTTTGAAGAATTGGTCTTGCTAACGGTAGTGGTGCTGAAGGAAGAAGCCTACGGGGTAGCTATAAAGCAAGACTTAGAAGAGCGTCTGAATAATAGACTGAGTGTGGGTTCCATCCAATCTGCATTGAAGCGGATGGAAGAAAAAGGCTTGCTCACCTCAGAGTTTGGCGAGGCTACACAGAAGAGGGGAGGAAAGCGCAAGCGGATTTATTCGGCAACGCCTTATGCCCACAAAGTACTTATCGAGCTAAAAGAAGTTCGTGAAGAGCTTTGGTCGGCTATTCCTTCACTTGGTCTAAGTTTAAAAGCAATATGA
- a CDS encoding alpha/beta hydrolase-fold protein: protein MKKLQLLVLILGGILCLWGCQTPQKESKLTFTVTLADSLAEEVQTGRLILVLSKDGEKEPRFSLSDGPATQLGFGKDVEGFGKGATVTFDAKDFGYPIESLDDIPAGKYYVQAVLNRYKEFNLSTGHTVQLPPDKGEGQKWNRKPGNYYSKPIEIEIGEAGGAFEVTLDQEIAPIAPPADSKYIKHIRMKSEKLSEFWGEDTYLGAHVLLPEGFDEHPEAKYPLMVFHGHFPADFGGFRTTVPDPDLEPTFSARFNVNGYNKIVQEEEYSFYQQWISKEFPRMIIIEIQHPTPYYDDSYAVNSASQGPYGDAITYELIPYIEEQFRGIGEGWARFLYGGSTGGWEALAAQVFYPEEYNGCFAACPDPIDFRAYTVTNLYEDDNAYYYKSEFKEPLRPGHRDYLGDISASIKDANMLELVLGTKSRSGQQWDIWEATYSPQGEDGYPQRIWDKKTGEIDKDVAEYWKENYDIGYILQRDWTTLGPKLEGKIHIYCGDMDNYYLNNAVYLVEEILESTREPYYAGVVDYGDRAEHCWNGDHENPNHISRLRYNTMYVPKILDRIKKSAPAGADLTSWRY from the coding sequence ATGAAAAAACTACAACTCCTAGTATTGATTCTTGGGGGAATCCTATGTCTTTGGGGCTGCCAAACGCCGCAAAAGGAATCCAAGTTAACCTTTACCGTCACATTGGCGGATAGCCTTGCCGAGGAGGTGCAAACGGGCAGGCTTATTTTGGTGCTCTCCAAAGATGGGGAGAAAGAGCCTCGGTTTTCCCTCTCCGATGGTCCTGCTACGCAACTGGGCTTTGGAAAGGATGTGGAAGGCTTTGGCAAGGGAGCTACAGTAACCTTCGATGCAAAGGACTTTGGCTACCCGATCGAAAGCCTTGACGATATTCCTGCAGGCAAGTACTATGTACAGGCAGTGCTTAACCGTTACAAGGAATTTAACCTTTCTACGGGGCATACGGTGCAGCTTCCGCCAGACAAGGGCGAGGGGCAGAAGTGGAACAGGAAGCCGGGGAATTATTACAGCAAGCCCATTGAAATTGAGATTGGGGAAGCGGGAGGCGCGTTTGAGGTTACGCTCGATCAGGAAATAGCCCCAATTGCCCCGCCAGCCGATTCTAAGTACATCAAGCATATCCGCATGAAGAGTGAGAAGCTTTCCGAGTTTTGGGGAGAGGATACCTATTTGGGGGCGCATGTGCTCCTGCCCGAGGGCTTCGACGAGCATCCCGAGGCGAAGTACCCGCTGATGGTGTTCCACGGCCATTTCCCAGCAGACTTCGGTGGCTTCCGCACTACAGTTCCCGATCCTGACCTTGAGCCTACGTTTAGCGCACGCTTCAATGTGAATGGCTATAACAAAATAGTGCAAGAGGAAGAATACAGTTTTTACCAACAATGGATCAGCAAGGAATTCCCTCGGATGATCATCATCGAAATCCAACATCCGACTCCCTATTACGATGATTCGTATGCGGTGAACTCCGCTAGCCAAGGTCCTTATGGCGATGCCATTACTTATGAACTTATTCCCTACATAGAGGAGCAATTCCGAGGAATTGGTGAAGGCTGGGCACGGTTTCTCTATGGTGGTTCTACGGGCGGTTGGGAAGCGCTTGCCGCACAAGTGTTCTACCCTGAGGAATACAACGGCTGCTTTGCCGCCTGCCCCGATCCTATCGACTTTAGGGCATACACGGTGACGAATTTGTACGAAGATGACAATGCGTATTACTACAAAAGCGAGTTCAAAGAGCCCTTGCGCCCCGGTCATCGCGACTATTTGGGCGATATAAGTGCGAGCATAAAAGATGCAAATATGTTGGAACTAGTGTTGGGTACAAAAAGCCGCTCAGGTCAGCAGTGGGATATTTGGGAAGCAACGTATTCCCCCCAAGGCGAAGACGGCTATCCGCAGCGTATTTGGGACAAGAAAACGGGGGAGATCGACAAGGACGTGGCGGAATATTGGAAGGAAAACTACGATATAGGCTACATCCTCCAACGAGACTGGACGACTTTAGGGCCTAAGCTAGAAGGGAAAATCCACATCTACTGTGGGGATATGGATAACTATTACCTCAACAATGCGGTCTATTTGGTGGAGGAGATTTTAGAATCGACCAGAGAGCCCTACTACGCTGGCGTGGTAGATTACGGCGACCGTGCCGAACACTGCTGGAACGGTGACCACGAGAACCCTAACCACATTTCTAGGCTGCGCTACAACACCATGTACGTGCCAAAAATACTGGACAGGATAAAGAAGAGTGCCCCAGCAGGAGCGGACTTGACGAGCTGGAGGTATTGA
- a CDS encoding helix-turn-helix transcriptional regulator, which translates to MKTYPLGEFEEIVLLTVGVLYDEAYGVAIKDAIEEKAHRKVSVGALQSALKRMEKKGYLQSRIGDANAQRGGKPKCFYTITAYGKTALQQSREIRARLWDEIPKLALELKLT; encoded by the coding sequence ATGAAAACATATCCATTAGGTGAATTTGAAGAAATAGTACTGCTTACCGTTGGGGTGCTTTACGACGAAGCATACGGGGTAGCGATAAAGGATGCTATTGAAGAAAAAGCGCATAGGAAGGTAAGTGTTGGTGCTTTGCAATCGGCATTGAAGCGGATGGAGAAAAAAGGGTACTTGCAGTCGAGGATTGGGGATGCCAATGCGCAAAGAGGAGGGAAGCCCAAGTGCTTTTACACCATCACTGCTTATGGGAAAACGGCTTTGCAGCAAAGTCGTGAGATCCGCGCTCGACTCTGGGATGAAATACCAAAACTAGCTCTTGAACTCAAGCTGACATGA
- a CDS encoding IS5 family transposase has protein sequence METGYTRLTSRQWQYIKEYLPVERKRKYDLRDVVDSILYCMRSGQQWRSLSGEGRPPWNVVYYYFRKWQGDNTLFRLNAALNQLERKRKGKKATPSMLSIDSQSVKCAPFIGQDTGLDGNKKVNGRKRHVITDTLGLVWGVVATGANEHDGTIGQRVVEPLLGYLHRMEKILADQAYKKKFTGWVEDNIRGVEVEISSCPPTPRGFVPIKWRWVTERTFGTFNFFRRLSKDYEKTTKSQEAWVLWQNCQIILNRIKKMPI, from the coding sequence ATGGAAACAGGATATACCCGCTTGACCTCCCGGCAATGGCAATATATAAAAGAATATCTTCCCGTGGAAAGGAAACGCAAATATGACCTCAGGGACGTGGTGGACTCGATCTTGTACTGCATGCGCAGCGGACAGCAGTGGCGCAGCCTCTCGGGCGAGGGACGCCCTCCTTGGAATGTGGTATACTATTATTTCCGCAAGTGGCAGGGGGACAACACGCTTTTTCGGCTGAACGCGGCACTCAACCAACTAGAGCGCAAGAGGAAGGGCAAGAAGGCGACCCCGAGCATGCTTTCCATTGATAGCCAGTCGGTAAAGTGCGCGCCTTTTATCGGGCAGGACACGGGGCTGGACGGCAACAAGAAGGTGAACGGGAGAAAAAGGCACGTCATCACCGATACGCTCGGGCTGGTATGGGGAGTGGTCGCCACTGGCGCCAACGAGCATGACGGCACGATAGGGCAACGGGTGGTGGAGCCCCTCTTGGGCTACCTGCACAGGATGGAAAAGATCCTGGCAGACCAGGCCTATAAAAAGAAGTTCACCGGATGGGTAGAGGACAACATAAGGGGCGTAGAGGTCGAGATATCCTCTTGTCCCCCAACCCCCAGGGGCTTTGTGCCCATCAAGTGGAGATGGGTCACCGAGAGGACATTCGGCACGTTCAATTTCTTCCGGAGGCTGTCCAAAGACTATGAAAAAACTACCAAAAGCCAAGAAGCTTGGGTTTTATGGCAAAACTGCCAAATAATACTTAATAGGATCAAAAAAATGCCTATTTAA
- a CDS encoding YwqG family protein: MNLPDALKKYQPIIESSKQDYIKVEISKENKDIPITSSKIGGNPYLPIEMDYPVDKAGNPMALLAQLNFSEIPQLPDYPSKGLLQFYISMDDLYGLNFDNQTVQEGFKVIYHPKLNYPDLHSDFSFLDDYLKKEEIYPIVTGEYKLGFRKDVCYVSVSDFNFQAYFGSNGLEFFEQFEDTEEDMWEAYDGLFSSSGHRIGGYAFFTQEDPRNWKKQLRTYNKLLFQLDSEGEFLMWGDVGVGNFFIKEEDLKKLNFSDILYNWDCG; this comes from the coding sequence ATGAACCTACCAGATGCGTTAAAAAAATATCAGCCAATCATTGAGAGTTCAAAGCAGGATTACATAAAAGTGGAAATTTCTAAAGAGAATAAAGATATTCCCATTACTTCAAGTAAAATTGGAGGGAATCCTTATTTGCCAATAGAAATGGATTATCCAGTTGATAAAGCGGGAAATCCTATGGCACTTTTGGCTCAACTCAACTTTTCCGAAATACCGCAATTACCCGATTATCCTTCCAAAGGGTTATTGCAGTTTTATATCTCTATGGACGATCTTTATGGATTGAATTTCGATAATCAAACAGTTCAGGAAGGCTTTAAAGTCATCTATCATCCAAAATTAAATTATCCAGATTTGCACTCTGATTTTTCTTTTTTAGACGATTATTTAAAAAAGGAAGAAATTTATCCAATAGTGACAGGAGAATATAAACTGGGCTTCAGGAAAGATGTTTGTTACGTATCTGTGTCAGACTTTAATTTTCAAGCTTATTTTGGGAGTAACGGTTTAGAGTTCTTTGAACAGTTTGAAGATACTGAAGAAGATATGTGGGAAGCGTATGACGGTCTATTTAGTAGTTCTGGCCATAGAATAGGAGGGTATGCTTTCTTTACTCAAGAAGACCCTCGCAATTGGAAGAAACAGTTGAGAACGTACAACAAGTTATTGTTCCAGTTAGATTCTGAAGGTGAGTTTTTGATGTGGGGAGATGTTGGGGTAGGAAACTTTTTTATTAAAGAGGAAGATCTAAAAAAACTAAACTTTTCTGATATCCTTTACAATTGGGATTGTGGTTAA
- a CDS encoding FtsX-like permease family protein encodes MKPIENTSPPKWCSKLLHFFLNEQYLEEIEGDMEEVFQENLELYSAKKARRLYVFDSIKLLRPSLIKNFITIYQPNTYGMFKNNIKISLRVFRRNKAYAFINILGMSTGLAIALFIIMYAKFELSYEKYNQLSDRQLRLTVDILNGESLVEQDCETYPPLGPKMKAEMPEVEEFTRTYHMDHNALKVGDKTFREADMYAADPSFFTMFNYPLLHGNQREIFKKPYEMVLTKSMALKLFNKVDAVGESLEWVEVEEPFLVTGIVDDSPATTHLKFSALISYPTMIAAFGERENNWSGNNTFTYLQLEDGVSFDAFNESLMAFNKRLTEEKILESERFIAQPVRDIHLYSDKSFEPEPNGDATSVFFLLGVAFLVMVIAIVNYVNLSTSKSLDRAKEVGVRKVIGSSKSQLRQQFYTESLLVNIFSGIFAVLLLFAFRSYFLEVAGLPLDLNFIVDPAFWTVLAGFILVSSLLSGIFPAFVLSSFKPISVMKGKFGESGKGLLMRRALVVFQFSITIFLLIQTLTAEEQLTFMREKDLGLNIEQTVVLREPFGENDLEKAKTFREEILNYPQFQAMTISSCVPGLPSHEMSTSTGINLVEALEKKNFNFYLYWIDEHFIPTMEMELVAGKNFLTNSPNEDMVLVNEEAIKLWGLSNPEEAIGKEIIGGSKKTTIMGVLKNFHQASAKSEHIPMIFLYNDGFSHMSSIRIASGDMKENVMLINDVYESVFPGSPFDFFFLDQEYDKQYRADERFGAVFATLTAFAILIACLGLFGLVMFTVAKRTKEIGVRKVLGAEVWQIVLLLSKDFVVLVFISMFIAIPLTYFIVQSWLDRYAFRIDLEAWIFMVPALAVLLISVLTIVGKTLQISRANPINSLRDE; translated from the coding sequence ATGAAACCTATTGAAAATACTTCTCCACCCAAGTGGTGTTCCAAGTTGCTTCATTTCTTCCTCAACGAGCAATACCTAGAGGAAATAGAAGGAGATATGGAAGAGGTTTTTCAGGAAAACTTGGAGCTGTATTCAGCAAAAAAAGCCCGAAGGCTTTATGTCTTTGACTCTATAAAGTTGCTTCGGCCATCTCTCATCAAGAACTTTATTACTATTTATCAGCCAAACACTTACGGTATGTTTAAGAACAATATCAAGATTTCGTTACGTGTATTTCGAAGGAATAAAGCCTATGCGTTTATCAATATATTGGGGATGTCCACAGGGCTGGCTATTGCTTTGTTTATTATTATGTATGCAAAGTTTGAATTGAGTTATGAAAAATATAACCAACTGTCTGATAGACAATTGAGGCTTACTGTGGATATTCTGAACGGGGAGTCGCTAGTGGAGCAAGATTGTGAGACGTATCCACCTCTGGGCCCTAAGATGAAAGCAGAAATGCCCGAAGTGGAAGAGTTTACAAGAACCTATCACATGGACCATAATGCCCTGAAGGTGGGGGACAAAACTTTCCGTGAAGCAGATATGTATGCTGCTGATCCTTCTTTCTTCACCATGTTCAATTACCCGCTTTTGCACGGTAACCAGCGTGAGATTTTCAAGAAGCCATATGAAATGGTGTTGACGAAATCTATGGCGCTCAAACTGTTCAATAAGGTAGATGCAGTGGGCGAATCTTTGGAATGGGTGGAGGTGGAAGAGCCTTTTTTAGTGACGGGAATTGTAGACGATAGCCCGGCTACTACCCACCTCAAATTCAGTGCACTGATTTCTTACCCAACGATGATTGCAGCCTTTGGGGAAAGGGAAAACAATTGGAGTGGGAACAATACTTTTACCTATTTGCAACTGGAGGATGGAGTCTCTTTTGATGCATTTAACGAAAGCCTGATGGCGTTCAACAAGCGCTTGACCGAAGAGAAAATATTAGAAAGCGAGCGCTTTATTGCGCAGCCTGTTCGCGATATCCACCTTTACTCGGATAAATCTTTTGAGCCTGAGCCAAACGGGGATGCCACTTCGGTGTTTTTCCTTTTGGGTGTAGCTTTTTTAGTCATGGTGATCGCCATTGTCAATTATGTAAACTTGTCTACTTCAAAGTCGCTCGATAGGGCGAAGGAAGTGGGTGTAAGGAAGGTAATTGGCTCTTCCAAATCTCAGCTGAGGCAGCAGTTTTATACTGAATCGCTACTGGTCAATATTTTCTCGGGCATTTTTGCCGTGTTATTGTTATTTGCCTTCCGCTCTTATTTCTTAGAAGTAGCAGGTTTGCCCCTCGATTTGAATTTTATAGTTGATCCAGCTTTTTGGACGGTTCTAGCAGGTTTTATACTTGTGAGCAGCTTGCTGTCAGGTATTTTCCCCGCCTTTGTTCTTTCATCTTTCAAGCCAATTTCTGTAATGAAAGGAAAGTTTGGCGAATCGGGGAAAGGCTTGCTTATGAGGCGTGCATTGGTTGTTTTCCAGTTTTCGATTACCATATTCTTGCTTATCCAAACACTTACCGCCGAGGAGCAGCTCACGTTTATGAGGGAAAAAGACCTAGGCCTGAATATAGAACAAACGGTAGTTTTGAGAGAGCCCTTTGGCGAGAACGACCTAGAAAAGGCCAAAACGTTCCGCGAAGAAATATTGAATTATCCTCAGTTCCAGGCAATGACTATCTCTAGCTGTGTGCCTGGTTTGCCTTCTCATGAAATGAGTACTTCGACTGGAATCAATTTGGTGGAAGCTCTGGAGAAAAAGAACTTTAATTTTTACTTGTATTGGATTGATGAGCATTTTATTCCTACCATGGAGATGGAGTTGGTCGCTGGTAAAAACTTTTTGACAAATAGCCCCAACGAGGATATGGTATTGGTAAATGAGGAAGCCATTAAGCTTTGGGGGCTTTCCAATCCAGAAGAAGCAATAGGCAAAGAAATAATAGGAGGGTCAAAAAAGACAACCATAATGGGGGTGTTGAAAAACTTCCATCAGGCAAGTGCAAAATCTGAACATATTCCCATGATTTTCTTGTATAATGATGGATTTAGCCACATGTCGAGCATCAGAATAGCTTCGGGCGATATGAAAGAAAACGTGATGCTTATCAATGATGTTTACGAATCGGTGTTCCCAGGTAGTCCTTTTGATTTTTTCTTCTTGGACCAAGAATACGATAAGCAATACCGCGCCGATGAACGGTTTGGGGCAGTATTTGCCACGCTTACTGCTTTTGCAATCCTTATTGCCTGCCTCGGTTTGTTCGGCTTGGTGATGTTTACCGTAGCCAAGCGGACGAAGGAAATTGGAGTGAGAAAGGTGCTAGGAGCGGAGGTATGGCAAATCGTATTGTTGCTTTCCAAAGACTTCGTAGTGTTGGTGTTCATTTCCATGTTCATTGCTATTCCGCTTACCTATTTTATAGTGCAAAGCTGGTTGGACCGCTACGCTTTTCGCATCGACTTGGAAGCATGGATTTTTATGGTGCCGGCATTGGCAGTGCTGCTTATTTCGGTATTGACCATTGTAGGGAAGACCTTACAAATCTCGAGGGCAAATCCCATCAATTCTTTGCGGGATGAATAA